In Monodelphis domestica isolate mMonDom1 chromosome 3, mMonDom1.pri, whole genome shotgun sequence, the following proteins share a genomic window:
- the RAB35 gene encoding ras-related protein Rab-35 yields MARDYDHLFKLLIIGDSGVGKSSLLLRFADNTFSGSYITTIGVDFKIRTVEINGEKVKLQIWDTAGQERFRTITSTYYRGTHGVIVVYDVTSAESFVNVKRWLHEINQNCDDVCRILVGNKNDDPERKVVETEDAYKFAGQMGIQLFETSAKENVNVEEMFNCITELVLRAKKENLAKQQQQQQNDVVKLTKNSKRKKRCC; encoded by the exons gtGTGGGCAAGAGCAGTTTGCTGTTACGATTTGCAGACAACACTTTTTCAG GCAGCTATATTACCACAATTGGGGTAGACTTCAAAATCCGGACAGTGGAGATCAATGGGGAAAAGGTCAAACTACAGATCTGGGACACAGCTGGACAAGAACGCTTCCGCACCATCACCTCCAC GTACTACCGAGGGACTCATGGGgttattgtggtatatgatgtcaCCAGTGCAGAGTCCTTTGTCAACGTCAAGCGGTGGCTCCATGAAATCAACCAGAATTGTGATGATGTGTGCCGGATACTAG TGGGAAACAAGAACGATGACCCGGAACGGAAGGTGGTGGAGACGGAAGACGCCTACAAGTTTGCTGGGCAGATGGGGATCCAACTGTTTGAGACCAGTGCCAAAGAGAATGTCAATGTGGAAGAG ATGTTCAACTGCATCACAGAGCTGGTTCTTcgagcaaagaaagaaaatttggcaaaacagcagcaacagcaacagaaCGATGTGGTCAAGCTCACAAAAAACAGTAAACGGAAGAAGCGATGCTGCTGA